CCAACTTTCTCTTTATCCTACTGACAAAAGCTATAGCACCAGATTTGCTAGTCTCGGGTAAAAGCACTATAAACTCATCACTACCATACCTACACACGGTATCCTCGGCTCTCTTGTTCAAATCCAGAGTCTTAGCCAAAGCCTTTATAACAAAGTTCCCCTTATCCTCTCCATACCTCATATTTATATGCTTCATATCGTCAATATCAATTAGAACCAAAGAAAATACCAAATTATACCTCTCCGATCTCCTAACTTCACTCCACAAAACTTCCTTGAAATATCTATAATTAAATACTCCCGTCATCTCATCAATGTAAACTCTCATCTCAGATGAATCATAGAGAAATATCTCTATTACAACAGGACTCTTCAAAGAGTCATTGTTATATGTAAAGTAATCTATTATTGATGTCCTTATACTTATGTTTCTCCCAAGTTTTTGTGTTAACTCTTTATGCCTCTCAACAATTTTCTGCCAATGCTCCAGAGCAACCTCCTCAGGAAACTCAAGGTGTGAGAGTATGTAAAGAAGGGAAGAAAAAAAATTTTCCCTATCCCTTGAGTCTTCAACAGACTCATACAGTTCTTTCAATTTTCTAAAAAATGCATCTCCAAGAACATACTCCTGATTGAGCAAATCAATTATCTTCTGCTTCAGAACTTTACTTATCTTTCTCTCAATCACAGCTATAATATGTCTGATCACTAACAAAAAAATCAACTTCCATTACCAACCAATTGGAAACAGGATCAACAAACTAAGATACAGTGTCCTACTATCAGCATTATAAGTTACCTCTATTCCGTTCTTACTGTCCAACCTTCCAATCAGATTTAAGCTAAAAAATACACCTCCTACTAATTCCGTTGCTACCTTGGTATATACAACATCCTGAAGAGTATTGAACAATAAACCAGCCCTTGCCCCCACCTCACACCAAATAGATGTTACATAAAATGGCCATATTCCACCATTTGCTTCAAAAAGCTTCAGATACAATTTTGTCGTTCCTACAAGACTATTATTAGCCTCAGTGGGATACTCAAAGTAAGTTGGTAAGTAAAACTCAAAAACATCTCCCTCCTCAATAGGAAAAAGTTCTACATACTTATAACCACTATAAGAGAAAGTATTTTCAAGCGTTGAGAAAAGAGTATTCTTCATTCCTATTCCAAACATTGCTACACTGTTACCCCAAAGTCTCACAGAATACGAAAAAAACTGGCTAAGTAATACAGAATCTTCACGAGAGCCTATGAATCTATTCGCTACTTTTAGATTTACATTGTATAAAAACCCTTCCTCCATCGCTATCGCTCCTAAGCTATTTTCCAATGTGCTCAAAGTGCTACCTATCGTAAGGTATGGAGAAAATAAACTGCTATCAGAGGTATAAAACTTGTAATCAGGAAACGCATTTCCAACCTCCCTCCTACCAACAAAAGATGGTAAAGATACTGCAAAAAATGGATGAAATCCTACGTAATTATTCCCAATCTCCGCATCCACCCTCAACCTAAAGTAATCTAAAGTAAACATGGAATAGTTATAACCTAACGAAACCAACCTATCTACAAGAAAATACCCAGAATCCAAGTGCTCCCTTAAAACCCTAACACCTATCAAAACATATGGAATTCCAGCTTCAGTAAAAGCAAATTCATAGTCTATAGTCTTTGAGTTAAAATTCCAACCCAGACTTATAAGAAAGTTCCTAAACTCCAACGGTTCATCGTAAAAGCTGAAGAAGACACCTAATTTTCTAAGTGACAAATCAGAATTAAACTGAATATCTGGTAAAAAACTCATAAGTATTGATAATGGAGTTATATTGTTAAAATGACCATAAGGAGTTGATTCAGATATATTCGTTAAAGTAGACTGTATCCTACCCAAACTTTCATTAACCTTCAAAACTTTAGAAATCTCTAGCTTTTTAAATTCCTGGCTAAGCGGAGTTGTATAGAACACATCAAAACCATCGTAAGAGAAAGATATACCATATATCCTACCAGAATACACTACAGGGCTTATGAAACTGAACATAGCTGACACAACTTTCTCCATCGTTTCTCTCTCTAAGTCATACTCAAAAACATCTATCTTTTCACCATCCTTTCCAGAAAAAACTATCCCTCTTCCAGCTATACTAGCATCTAAGATAAGCTCAAAATCATCTATCTCCTTAATAAGCCTAAAAGGACTTGTAAGAAAAACCCTTATAGTATCCCTTCCTTTTTTCCTACTAACTAACGAAATCAGATTATCGCTTGCGTAAATTCTTTTATAGAAAATCCCTTCCTCCAAAAGAGTTTCTACTTTTACAGAATCCGAAATAGTAATCTTCACAACTTTTGTCTCAGAATCACTCTCCACCAACGCTAGCAATGTATTCTCGTCTAATACTGCAACATCATAAACTCCCTCAATACCTAAATTTCTTTCCTCTATCAATCTTAAATATTCACCGTAAGCTAGCTTTCCCACTTTTAGAATATTGCGAGTATAGTACTTTGAAGAAATTGTCTCAACAAAAGCAATAGTATTTCCTTTCAGATCAAAGCAAGGAATATATCTTCCATATATTAGAAAACCTGACTTGTTGTTCCTTAAATCAAAGAACTTCAAAGACGATAACTCTCCCTTCCTACCACTCTGCGAGTATACCAGAAAATCCCCACCAAGCCTTAGCCTTCCCTTATAAGCACCATCAAAAGTTACTCTCTCAACAGTATTTGAATATGATCTTGTGAGAATATTACTAATGGAAAAAATCTCAAATTTTTCCCATTCCAGAAATATATCACTCCCAAAATTGTTGTTAAACGAGTAGCAAAAAAAACCTGGAAAATAATGAGAACTCTCCTTGTAAAACCTGAAAGCCTTTTCGTAGCCATACTTTTGCACTAGGTAGTAAAAAAACATCCCTCCATACAAATACCACGTATCCAGCGGAAACTCATTCACCAAGCTAGCATTGTAAAGTCCTCTAAACTTGCCATAATAGACCTGCGAATAAAACGTATCTCTAAATATTGGATTATTCAACCTACCGTAACCCCACATGCTCTCACCCATAACGGTTATGGACTCTATAAACATTCCGGGTAGGTATAGATTTGGAGTTACGTAATAACCGAAAACAGCCCTAAGAACATGCCAAAATCCGTTTGCTTCCTCAAGTGTTAGAGCATGTATAAGCTCATGAGCAAAAACACTCTTTATATCATCATCAAAATCCATATCAATGTAAAAACCACTTATAGGTGAGGTGTAGATAACTATCCTTGGTGTAGGAATAGGAGCATAATATCCATTAGGTAAATCACTCTGGTTTGCCACTATTACTGGAAACTTATAAGAAAATCTAACATTCGCCTCTTTACTTAGTATTTCATAAACCTCATCACAGACTGTCGCCAACTTACTAGCTGTCTTTTCCGATGTCTCCGAAAAATAGATACAGAAATACTTAGTCTCAATCTTCCTCCAATTTCTAGTCGGGTCAAAAGTAGAAAAATTTACCCAAGCAAAAACTTCTAAACTCCAAAACCCCAATACTAAAGCAGTCAAAACTACCTTTTTCTTCATACATCCTCCTAATAATGAAAGTCCTCTTAATCTCCTAAGACTTATGAAGCAATTTCACTCACCATCAGATCAACAAACTCCTGAAGAGTTCTACTACCTATCTCTCCTCTATCCCTTGATCTTACCGAAACAGTATTAGTCTCAACCTCCTTTTGCCCTATTATTACCATATAGGGTATTCTCTCCAACTGAGCCTTTCGTATCTTAAACCCAAGTTTCTCATTTTCCTCATCTACTCTCACTCTAAACTTTTTTTCCTTAAGAATACTTTCTACCTTACGAGCAAAGTTAAGAAACTTCTCCGATACAGGTAAAACTACTACCTGTAATGGTGCAAGCCATAAAGGAAACTTACCAGCATAATGCTCTATAAGTATTCCTATAAACCTCTCAAGACTTCCATAAATCGCCCTATGTATTATTACAACTCTATGGGGCTTTCCATCTTCACCTACATAGTTAACATCAAACCTTTCAGGTAAAGCCATATCCAATTGGATTGTTCCACATTGATGCGATCTACCAATAGCATCTTTAAGGTGAAAATCTATCTTAGGTCCATAAAATGCTCCTTCCCCCTCAAGTATATTGTAATCAAGTTTCAGTTCGTCCAGAGCTTCCTTAAGTCCATTTGTTGCAATCTCCCACATATCGTCAGTGCCTATGTATTTCTCAGGTTTTGTAGAAAGTTCAACAGAATACTCAAATCCAAATTTCTTATACACAGTGTCCACAAGTTGTATCACCCGTATAGTCTCCTCCTTTATCTGTTCTGGAGTTATGAATATATGCGCATCATCCTGCGTAAAACCCCTGACCCTGAATAACCCATGCAAAACTCCAGCTCTTTCATATCTGTGAACATTTCCAAATTCCGAAAGTCTTAGCGGTAAATCTCTGTAGGACCTAACTTCAGACTTGAAAACAAGTATACTCCCAGGACAACTCATAGGCTTAACCGCCCAACTTGGCTCTCCTCTTACCTCCTCATCTCCAGCAAATGCTACATACATATTCTCTCTATAGTTTAACCAATGCCCTGACCTCTCCCACACTTCTCTCTTCATGATCATAGGTGTCTGAATCTCTAAGTATCCGTTAGCGTAAAGAAGATCCCTCATATAGGAGATAAGAACATTCTTTAAAATCATGCCATTTGGTAACCAAAAAGGTATTGCAGGAGACTCATCAGAAAACAAAAACAGCTTCAACTCCTTACCAAGCTTTCTGTGATCCCTTTTCTTCGCCTCCTCAAGTTGCCATATATACCTCTCCAGCTCCTCTTTTGTCCTAAACAAAATACCATATACCCTCTGCAACATTTTGTTTCTTTCATCACCTCTCCAATAAGCCCCAGCAACACCAACCAGCTTGAAACCATCTATTGGTATATCGCCCGTTTTCTCAACATGAGGCCCTTTACACAAATCTATAAATTCTCCAGTTTTATAGACAGAAACTTCATTCTCCTCTATTTCCTTTATTAGTTCAACTTTGTACACCTGCCCAAGTTCCGAAAAAAGCTTTATAGCTCTCTCCTTAGGCAGGATCTCTTTCTCAAGAGGAATATTCTCCCTGATTATCTCTCTCATTTTCTCTTCTATCTTTGGTAAATCTTCATCAGATATCGTTAGGTCCAGATCCACATCATAGTAGAAACCGTTCTCTATTGTAGGCCCAATACCTAGCTTAACACCTTTGCCATATATCCTCTGTATCGCCTGCGCCATAACATGAGAGGCTGTATGCCTTACAAACTCGTAATATTCCTCAGAACTTACGTACACCGGCTTAATACCATCAACATCTTCAACCTCAGACAATAAATCCACAAACTCATCTCCCCTCTTAAACCCAACTATCTCATTCGGGTTACCAAACTTCCCAATCAACTCCTTAGCTTTCATATACCATTACTCCAGATAGCATTATAACACCCTAAGCCGAAAGTTTTCCAGTTTGACTCCAAGCCATTAGACAGTTAACGATACGAAACACAACTAAGGAAACGCATTAGGCTTACAATAAGGTATAATTCTTCCATCACAGCTTCTATCAGACTAGGTAAATACTTTCCTAATAAGCACCTAAGAGGTGCGGTACGAGTGAAGTTTGTGACTAACAAAATCAGAAACAAAGAGAGTAAGCAAACAAAAGTTTAGAATCTTGCTTACTCATTCAGTGGGAATTGGAACTTATTGTTAATTCACTAATTTTCTTGAGTTTAAGGCAAGTATGTTAGTATAATTACTATTGGAAAACACTTTGGGCCCGTAGCTCAGTTGGGAGAGCACTACAATGGCATTGTAGGGGTCGTGGGTTCGAGTCCCATCGGGTCCAATGAAACTCCTCATAGCCTTCTTACTCCTTTTTCTACCCTTCTCAGGGTCAGCAAGTTATATATTCATTCCAATGGACTTTAAGCAGACAGATCACTTAAAACCCTATGGAGTGGTGTACAATACCCTCTTGCAAGGAATCGAGTGCTATTGGGTTTTGAACTACAGAGGGGGTAGCTTCGCAATACCCTATAACCAATTTTCCCTAAAAATTCTAAGGAATGCTAGGATTTTATATAATGTCATCTCCTACGAAGAATGGAACTCTATTATCAAGCTGACAAACTCGGAGAACATTAACGTTATCAAGTTGACTAAGGCCCCTAAGATAGGGCTTTATAGGTTAAAGATAGAACTACCTTATGATGATGCTGTAGAAATTGCCCTTAAGTATGCTGATATTCCTTTTGTGGAGCTTACTGACGAAGATATATTGAACGGGAAGCTTAAGTTGCTGGAAATAGATTGGCTTCACTTTGATCATGAGGATTTTACAGGGCAATTTGGCAAGTTTTGGGCAAGCTATCATAGAGAGCCTTGGTATATAAGAATGGTGGAATATCTAAAGCTAATGGCCAAAAGGAACGGTTTTGGCAGTGTAGCTGAAATGAAGAAAGCCGTGTCCTTAAGGATAAGAGAGTACGTTTCAGAAGGAGGCTTTCTCTTCGGAATGTGTGCAGGAACCGATACCCTTGATATAGCTTTAGCAAGCTTGGCTACTGATATCATTCCTGAGACTTTTGACGGTACACCTATTGATCCCAGTTTTGGGTCTAAGCTTGATTTTTCTATAACCTTTGCCTTTAAGGATTTTTCTTTGGTTCTAGACCCTTATGTATACGAGTATTCGGATATTGATTATCCTAACTACCTGATAAATGAATTTGAGCATCCCAGATACTTCTACTTGAAGGAGTTTTCAGCAAAGTATGACCCAGTGAGCACCATGTTAGTTCAGAATCATACTCTGGAGATAAGAGAATTTTTGGGGCAAACTACAGCTTTCAAGAAGAGTAAGCTAAAAGAGAACGTTGTTGTTTTAGGAGATTATGTTGGTAGTCTGGGAGAGTATGCAAAATACATAAGAGGTGAAGTTGGGAAAGGAGCTTTCTGTTTCCTTGGGGGACATGATCCCGAAGATTTTGCCCATTATGTAGGAGATCCACCTACCGACGTGTCCTTAGTGCCTAATTCTCCTGGCTACCGTCTAATACTAAACAACGTTCTTTTCCCAGCATCTGAAAAGAAGAAGAGAAAAACTTAACTACTTTTCCAAAAAATCACTTACTCTCTGTTGTCACCTCTCTCGCTCTTTATCCGTTTTACTATTACTGGAGGTATAAAGTTATGAAGCGGAAACTACTTCTGGCGATAAGTATAGTTTCTCTCTTCCTTTTGATATTTCTGGGATGCCAACGAATGCCAACTATTGAAACACTAGTGCTTGAAAAACTTCAAGCTAGCCAAGAAAGCACTCAAAACATGGACTTACAGCGACCTTCAGCTGAGATAGTGTCTCCTAAAAATTACGGAATTGTGCTTCAAACATTTCCTGTTCTCGTGCTTGCTTCTGATGACAGGGATATTGAAAAAGTAGTTGTCATAACTCCATATCAAATTTTGGAGGTACCAAGTGGGGAACTTAGCATAACTAAAAGTCCTCAAGGATTTGTCTATACAACTGTTCTCAGGAGTATTGATATACCTTCTGGTGGCACAAACGAAATAAAGGTTTTTGCCATTGATAGTAATGGTAATGTGAGTACGACTAATTCGCTCAAGGTGATTGTGGATGTTAGCAATCCAACTATTAGTATAGTTGGGTATGAGAACACCTCTGTTAGGTTTTCCAGCACTAATTTTCAGTTAACCCTTAGCGCCGAGGATGATACAGTAGTAGATGGACTATTCCTTGCGATAAACACCAATGCTTATAGTGAGGTTGCTAGAGGGAAAACATTTTCAACAAATCTTGTTTTTAACAATAATAGTACAAACATTTTGAGAGTATATTCTAAGGACACTGTAGGTAGAATTAGCGAGATAAGGGAGATAACAATAATAGCAGACTCTTCATTGCCATACATTACAATAGAACAGCCTAGAAACTACGCATGGCTTAATACTAGTAATGTAATCATATCTGGAAATGTTAGTGTCTCTGGAGGTTCAAGCCTGAGTAAGATATACCTCAAGCTTGGCGATGGTGCATGGGAGGAAGTGCCTAATCCGCAATTGGTATGGGTAGCTCAAAAGGTAATTCCGGTTGAGAGTAGTAATATAATTATAAAGGCTAAAGCTGTTGATAGTAGCGGTAGAGAGAGTTTTGAAGCTTCTGTGATAGTTGGTATAGACTGGACACGTCCAACCGTTTCAATCCTTCATCCTCAGAATAACTCAACTGTTACTCAAGACAACGTTACTGTAAGCGGTAACGCTAGCGATGCTTTAAGTGGTCTGAAAGTTGTGCAAGTTAAAGTCAACGATGGTGGATATGTAAACGCTTTTGGTCTTGAGAATTGGAGTCAGGTAGTTTCATCTTTAACTAATGGTGTGAATACCATATATGCTAGGGTAGTTGATGTTGCTGGTAACATCTCAGAAGTAAGCATTGCTGTTGTAAAGTCTGTTCCATCGGGAGGAGGTGGTGGCTCCGGTGGTGCTGGTGGAACGGTAACTTTTCCTGGAGATGGCCCAGAAGATCCTAGGGACTGGAGGGTATATTTTGTGATGACTGACAGGTTTGTAGATGGCTATTCGGGAAATAACAATATCTACGGTGACGAATATAGAACACCTAACAATGATAGTGACGAGGCCTTAAGATACTACAATGGTGGTGACTTTAAAGGTCTTATCAACAACCTTGACTACATAAAAGAGATGGGATTTAATGCGATATGGATTACTCCAGTTGTAAAGCAACCTGAAGGTAGATACGTTAACAGTAGTCAAACCTACGATGCTGCAGGTTATCACGGATACTGGGGATTTGATTTTGATAGCATAGATCCTCACTTAGAGTCACCAGGTGCTACTTTCGATGACCTTATAAGAGAAGCTCACAATAGGGGAATAAAAGTTATTCTTGACATAGTTCCTAATCACGGACATGGTGGTGATGCTCACCCAAGCGTAAGGTGGTATGCTGATAGATTAAAAGTTAAGTTTGATGGGCAATGGTGGGAGTATAATCCCACTACTGATCCCTACAAAAATAACCCGAATGTTGACGGAATCTGGGAAAATAGTCCTGGCTTCTTTAATTACCGAGGTGACTATAAACTGCTAGATCTACTTGATTTTAACGAGTGTGACCCGAGAACAAGACAGCATATGTTCAATGTGTATAAAAAGTTTATTGATAGAGGAGTTGATGGATTTAGACTTGATACTGTTGCATATATGAGAAAACAATGGTGGGGACTTTTCGCTGATACCATGTGGGAATACGCAGTTTCTAAAGGTAAACCATGGTTCTGGATAGTAGGAGAAGCATGGGTTGCTACCAGGCAGGAAGCCCTGAGCTATTCCACATACTCTACAAGAGGAGTACTATCTCTGCTTGATCTTCATGGTTCTTGTATGGATTTCCCTGGGCAGGCTAAAGGTGTATTTGCGGGTAGCAGCGGTTTTGAGCAAATGGCTAACATAATGGCTAGTGATTACAGTGGTGGAATTGATCCGACGTTTCTGGGAACTTTTGTTGATAATCACGATAAGCCTAGGTTCCCAGGTGGTTATGCAGATAGTGGTTCAATGGTGAGAATGTGGAAGAATGCTCTTAATTGGTATTTCCTTGCAAGAGGAATACCAATTGTTTACTATGGAACCGAGTTTGAGGGAACTCACGATAGCATAAACGATTACGGAGCAGGTGAACCGAAAAACCGAAGATTTGTTGGTCAAGATAGAATAAACAGACTGAAAGCTAATCCTGGTAACTATCCTATCTATAGGCATTTGCGAATGCTTAATAGGCTAAGAGAGGCAGAAATTTCTCTAAGAAGAGGTTCTCAGGTCAATATCCATCTGCAGGGTGATTTGGCAGTTTTTAAGCGGGAATACGTAAGTTCAGTCTCTTATGTTGTTATAAACAAGAGTAGTAGTTCTGCAAGCTATTCTCTTTCGCTACCTAACGGTCAATATAAACTTCTCACCCCTTCTGGTGACTCAATAGTGACTAACAATGT
The sequence above is a segment of the Brevinematia bacterium genome. Coding sequences within it:
- a CDS encoding GGDEF domain-containing protein, with the translated sequence MIRHIIAVIERKISKVLKQKIIDLLNQEYVLGDAFFRKLKELYESVEDSRDRENFFSSLLYILSHLEFPEEVALEHWQKIVERHKELTQKLGRNISIRTSIIDYFTYNNDSLKSPVVIEIFLYDSSEMRVYIDEMTGVFNYRYFKEVLWSEVRRSERYNLVFSLVLIDIDDMKHINMRYGEDKGNFVIKALAKTLDLNKRAEDTVCRYGSDEFIVLLPETSKSGAIAFVSRIKRKL
- the thrS gene encoding threonine--tRNA ligase, encoding MKAKELIGKFGNPNEIVGFKRGDEFVDLLSEVEDVDGIKPVYVSSEEYYEFVRHTASHVMAQAIQRIYGKGVKLGIGPTIENGFYYDVDLDLTISDEDLPKIEEKMREIIRENIPLEKEILPKERAIKLFSELGQVYKVELIKEIEENEVSVYKTGEFIDLCKGPHVEKTGDIPIDGFKLVGVAGAYWRGDERNKMLQRVYGILFRTKEELERYIWQLEEAKKRDHRKLGKELKLFLFSDESPAIPFWLPNGMILKNVLISYMRDLLYANGYLEIQTPMIMKREVWERSGHWLNYRENMYVAFAGDEEVRGEPSWAVKPMSCPGSILVFKSEVRSYRDLPLRLSEFGNVHRYERAGVLHGLFRVRGFTQDDAHIFITPEQIKEETIRVIQLVDTVYKKFGFEYSVELSTKPEKYIGTDDMWEIATNGLKEALDELKLDYNILEGEGAFYGPKIDFHLKDAIGRSHQCGTIQLDMALPERFDVNYVGEDGKPHRVVIIHRAIYGSLERFIGILIEHYAGKFPLWLAPLQVVVLPVSEKFLNFARKVESILKEKKFRVRVDEENEKLGFKIRKAQLERIPYMVIIGQKEVETNTVSVRSRDRGEIGSRTLQEFVDLMVSEIAS
- a CDS encoding asparagine synthetase B: MDFKQTDHLKPYGVVYNTLLQGIECYWVLNYRGGSFAIPYNQFSLKILRNARILYNVISYEEWNSIIKLTNSENINVIKLTKAPKIGLYRLKIELPYDDAVEIALKYADIPFVELTDEDILNGKLKLLEIDWLHFDHEDFTGQFGKFWASYHREPWYIRMVEYLKLMAKRNGFGSVAEMKKAVSLRIREYVSEGGFLFGMCAGTDTLDIALASLATDIIPETFDGTPIDPSFGSKLDFSITFAFKDFSLVLDPYVYEYSDIDYPNYLINEFEHPRYFYLKEFSAKYDPVSTMLVQNHTLEIREFLGQTTAFKKSKLKENVVVLGDYVGSLGEYAKYIRGEVGKGAFCFLGGHDPEDFAHYVGDPPTDVSLVPNSPGYRLILNNVLFPASEKKKRKT
- a CDS encoding alpha-amylase family glycosyl hydrolase, which encodes MKRKLLLAISIVSLFLLIFLGCQRMPTIETLVLEKLQASQESTQNMDLQRPSAEIVSPKNYGIVLQTFPVLVLASDDRDIEKVVVITPYQILEVPSGELSITKSPQGFVYTTVLRSIDIPSGGTNEIKVFAIDSNGNVSTTNSLKVIVDVSNPTISIVGYENTSVRFSSTNFQLTLSAEDDTVVDGLFLAINTNAYSEVARGKTFSTNLVFNNNSTNILRVYSKDTVGRISEIREITIIADSSLPYITIEQPRNYAWLNTSNVIISGNVSVSGGSSLSKIYLKLGDGAWEEVPNPQLVWVAQKVIPVESSNIIIKAKAVDSSGRESFEASVIVGIDWTRPTVSILHPQNNSTVTQDNVTVSGNASDALSGLKVVQVKVNDGGYVNAFGLENWSQVVSSLTNGVNTIYARVVDVAGNISEVSIAVVKSVPSGGGGGSGGAGGTVTFPGDGPEDPRDWRVYFVMTDRFVDGYSGNNNIYGDEYRTPNNDSDEALRYYNGGDFKGLINNLDYIKEMGFNAIWITPVVKQPEGRYVNSSQTYDAAGYHGYWGFDFDSIDPHLESPGATFDDLIREAHNRGIKVILDIVPNHGHGGDAHPSVRWYADRLKVKFDGQWWEYNPTTDPYKNNPNVDGIWENSPGFFNYRGDYKLLDLLDFNECDPRTRQHMFNVYKKFIDRGVDGFRLDTVAYMRKQWWGLFADTMWEYAVSKGKPWFWIVGEAWVATRQEALSYSTYSTRGVLSLLDLHGSCMDFPGQAKGVFAGSSGFEQMANIMASDYSGGIDPTFLGTFVDNHDKPRFPGGYADSGSMVRMWKNALNWYFLARGIPIVYYGTEFEGTHDSINDYGAGEPKNRRFVGQDRINRLKANPGNYPIYRHLRMLNRLREAEISLRRGSQVNIHLQGDLAVFKREYVSSVSYVVINKSSSSASYSLSLPNGQYKLLTPSGDSIVTNNVLVSSGNYNVNVAGDSFAVLVYTYPDPANSVTISGTYTASMSRVVGNLWRTTINVSSTGSVNIRFNAVFGNTTKHYGDNDEVGTFLPVSGTAVETSSDPITFNAPVVGPYQVEFNDATLSYTIKYVGTTPITTIVCRSFVGGANFVSICGSYSPPTSASDTNNHVPGMTWWDSGPATLMSYVGTDSNGRNIWVWTTTSVLSGKKIEFKFRRNGVDWTPGANYNVTGGQSVDITYDWGLTSSQGAPNLNDTTPPTVAITYPAQNQVILNQTNITVYGTASDDKSGVKEVLISVNNSPFVLANGTTTWSYTTNLPMNTSNSVRVFAKDVSNNFSVTNQVNFVITNIPSASVVVKYFNNLWSSVNIHYNAGGSWTTPPGEAMSSEGNGWWSKTINVSSETYEFVFNNGSQWDNNISRDYISKLSLGTLVHVSNRVVNVGTLYTGTAPVNVTIRYYRPGWSVVKIHYDNGSGWTTPPGVDMESEGNGWWKKTISVVGSNYQFVFNNGSGVWDNNNGQDYKANIGFTNVIIRGQK